A part of Pristiophorus japonicus isolate sPriJap1 chromosome 15, sPriJap1.hap1, whole genome shotgun sequence genomic DNA contains:
- the dexi gene encoding dexamethasone-induced protein homolog has protein sequence MTASVYADLDSVESLLDELPYMFYVGLFFVNVLILYYAFLMEYILLNVGIVFLPDDFDQALVDLGVLSDPASVTYDTDAELDVFDGYFD, from the coding sequence ATGACCGCCTCCGTTTATGCTGACCTCGATTCGGTGGAGTCTCTCCTCGATGAGCTGCCCTATATGTTTTACGTGGGATTGTTTTTTGTGAACGTGCTGATCCTGTACTATGCCTTCCTAATGGAGTACATCCTCCTCAATGTGGGAATCGTCTTCCTCCCGGACGACTTCGACCAGGCTCTCGTCGACCTCGGAGTCTTGTCGGACCCGGCATCGGTTACCTACGACACCGACGCCGAGCTGGATGTCTTCGATGGCTACTTTGACTAA